One Bos javanicus breed banteng chromosome 9, ARS-OSU_banteng_1.0, whole genome shotgun sequence DNA window includes the following coding sequences:
- the WTAP gene encoding pre-mRNA-splicing regulator WTAP isoform X2: protein MRLATKEQEMQECTTQIQYLKQVQQPSVAQLRSAMVDPAINLLFLKMKSELEQTKDKLEQAQNELSAWKFTPDSQTGKKLMAKCRMLIQENQELGRQLSQGRIAQLEAELALQKKYSEELKSSQDELNDFIIQLDEEVEGMQSTILVLQQQLKETRQQLAQYQQQQSQAAGPSTSRTTSSEPVGQAEATGKDCSRLANGPSNGSSSRQRTSGSGFHREGDTAEDDFPSSPGNGNKASSSSEERTGRGGSSYVNQLSAGYESVDSPTGSENSLTHHSNDTDSSHDPQEEKPVSGKGNRTAASRHVQNGLDSSVNVQGSVL, encoded by the exons ACTCAGATCCAGTACCTCAAGCAAGTCCAGCAGCCTAGCGTTGCACAACTGAGATCAGCAATGGTGGACCCAGCGATCAACTTGTTATtcctaaaaatgaaaagtgaactgGAACAGACTAAAGACAAACTGGAACAAGCCCAAAATGAACTGAGTGCCTGGAAGTTTACGCCTGATAG CCAAACAGGCAAAAAGTTAATGGCGAAGTGTCGAATGCTTATCCAGGAGAATCAAGAGCTTGGAAGGCAGCTGTCCCAGGGACGTATTGCACAACTTGAAGCAGAGTTGGCTTTACAGAAGAAATATAGTGAGGAGCTTAAAAGCAGTCAGGATG AACTGAATGACTTCATCATTCAACTTGACGAAGAAGTAGAGGGTATGCAGAGTACCATTCTAGTTCTTCAGCAACAACTGAAGGAGACGCGCCAGCAGTTGGCTCAGTACCAACAGCAGCAGTCTCAAGCCGCAGGCCCGAGTACCAGCAGGACTACATCTTCGGAGCCTGTAGGACAGGCAGAGGCCACAGGTAAAGACTGCAGTCGTCTGGCCAACGGACCAAGTAATGGCAGTTCCTCCCGGCAGAGGACGTCTGGGTCTGGATTTCACAGGGAGGGGGACACAGCCGAAGATGActttccttcttctccagggaatgggAATAAGGCCTCCAGCAGCTCGGAGGAGAGAACTGGCAGAGGAGGTAGTAGTTACGTAAACCAACTCAGTGCGGGGTATGAAAGTGTAGACTCTCCCACGGGCAGTGAAAACTCTCTCACACACCACTCAAATGACACAGACTCCAGTCATGACCCGCAAGAGGAGAAACCTGTGAGTGGGAAAGGTAACCGAACTGCGGCCTCCCGCCACGTTCAGAATGGCTTGGACTCAAGTGTAAATGTACAGGGTTCAgttttgtaa